The genomic region CAATCTACCAAGAATTTACAACAGTCCTTAGAATTTATTTTAAACGAAATCCCAAAAGCAAACGTCCGCACAGAATTTTGTATGTATATCTTGGCAATATTAATCTTATATCTTCATGCATTGGGAAAAGTTCAGAAAGATATGGTTAAAAATATTATTGTGGTTGCAAATCGTCATGATATAAAAATTACACTCTTTGTAGGCATGGTTGTAGGTACTGCGATTCAATCTGTTGCCCAAGAACTTGATCCAAGGATCAGTGATTTAATCGGTTCCTTTTTAAAACACCTCGACCAATTGAGTATGAACGAAATGCAAATCCTCATTGAATTTCTTCAGGAAGCAATAAATTAGTAAATTTTTGCAAATTTAGGAACATTCCTGTAATAAACAAAACTGAGCTTTGAAAAAAACAAATACCTCACTGTAGAATTGAGATGTGCCAACTTCCAGGGAAGCACAAAAATCAAACCTACAGGAGGTACTACTATGAAGTATACCCAGAATGAAAAGATTATGCAAATCACCGAAGAAACTTTGTTGTTGTTCTGTGATATTGTCACTATACAACTGTTCTGTGAAAATGTCACTATGGAACAGGAGAAGATTACATTGACAAAAGCAGAACTCAAAAAAGTTTTGGTTGTGGAAAAGCTGGTCGCTCGTCAGATCAAGGTGGCGGAAGCCGCTACTTTGCTTGGATTATCTACCCGACAGGTCTTGCGCCTTAAAAAAATTACCTGGAGAAAGGAGCTCAAGGCATCGCCCATCAAAACCGAGGACGCAAGCCTGTACATGCCATTCCAGATACCATCAAGGAGCATGTGGCTGAATTGTATCGATCCAAGTACTATGGCAGCAACAACTGTCACTTTGCGGAACTGCTCCAAGAGCATGAATCCATCACACTTAGTGTTTCCTCCGTCCGCCGTATTTTGTTGGCGAAGGGTATCAAACAGCCCAAGCAACGGCGGCGGGGTAAGTTTCACCAACCGCGCAGCCGAAAAACGCAAGCCGGAATGCTTTGGCAGATCGACGCCAGTTCCTTCGCCTGGCTGGAGGATCGGGGACCTGAGCTCACGCTGCATGGAGCAATTGATGACGCAACCGGCATGGTCGTCGGTGCTGTCTTTCGTCCCACTGAGACGCAGGAAGGCTATTTCACCGTCATGAAACAAGCCATCCAGCAATACGGCATTCCGCTCGGGCTGTACAGCGACCGTCACACTATCTTTCGTTCCACTAAGGAAACGTTGACACTGGAGCAGGAATTGGTGGG from Desulfotomaculum nigrificans DSM 574 harbors:
- a CDS encoding Lrp/AsnC family transcriptional regulator, which codes for MNLTERRKQFLQQIMRLYKKSGLPVHYVTLANLLGVSKWTAYDMLKELEKSGFLKRDYIVNPNELGRSVIVFSPTTKADELFGQIREVTFDADQLNGVKKKVLKMIFELQSTKNLQQSLEFILNEIPKANVRTEFCMYILAILILYLHALGKVQKDMVKNIIVVANRHDIKITLFVGMVVGTAIQSVAQELDPRISDLIGSFLKHLDQLSMNEMQILIEFLQEAIN
- a CDS encoding ISNCY family transposase, producing MAHQNRGRKPVHAIPDTIKEHVAELYRSKYYGSNNCHFAELLQEHESITLSVSSVRRILLAKGIKQPKQRRRGKFHQPRSRKTQAGMLWQIDASSFAWLEDRGPELTLHGAIDDATGMVVGAVFRPTETQEGYFTVMKQAIQQYGIPLGLYSDRHTIFRSTKETLTLEQELVGETKPLSNFGKAMADLGITHIKALSPQAKGRIERLWQTFQDRLVIELRLLGVSTLEEANRVLP